In Phreatobacter stygius, a genomic segment contains:
- a CDS encoding ABC transporter ATP-binding protein has translation MVSALATAPAATIAGARLDIRNVSHRFELEGQPLPVLDRVSLTAEPGEFVALLGPSGCGKSTLLRLVAGLEPPTSGSLTSDGAVIDRPAPSRVVVFQDPTLFPWRTVFDNVALGLEAQGLIRSHRHRIEEALQRVGLATFAKAYQHQLSGGMAQRVALARALVNEPNLLILDEPLGKLDSLTRLSMQSEIVSLWQRSGFTTLLVTHDVEEALFMATRVVVFSDRPAQIKAEIAVDRPYPRHRGDPHLADLRRQVLGLLGLDATW, from the coding sequence ATGGTGAGCGCGCTCGCAACCGCACCGGCGGCCACGATCGCCGGCGCCCGCCTCGACATCCGCAACGTCTCGCATCGCTTCGAGCTCGAAGGCCAGCCGCTGCCGGTGCTCGACCGGGTCAGCCTGACCGCCGAGCCGGGCGAATTCGTTGCCCTGCTCGGCCCCTCCGGCTGCGGCAAGTCCACGCTGCTCCGGCTGGTCGCCGGTCTCGAACCGCCGACATCGGGCAGCCTCACCAGCGACGGTGCGGTCATTGATCGGCCGGCCCCTTCCCGCGTCGTGGTGTTCCAGGATCCGACCCTGTTTCCCTGGCGCACCGTCTTCGACAATGTCGCACTGGGCCTCGAGGCCCAGGGCCTGATCCGCAGCCACCGGCACCGGATCGAAGAGGCGCTCCAGCGCGTCGGGCTCGCCACCTTCGCCAAGGCCTATCAGCATCAATTGTCCGGCGGCATGGCGCAGCGCGTGGCGCTCGCCCGCGCGCTGGTCAACGAACCGAACCTGCTCATCCTCGACGAACCGCTCGGCAAGCTCGACAGCCTCACGCGCCTGTCCATGCAATCGGAGATCGTGTCGCTCTGGCAGCGCTCCGGCTTCACCACCTTGCTGGTCACCCACGATGTCGAAGAGGCGCTGTTCATGGCGACGCGGGTGGTGGTGTTTTCCGACCGTCCCGCACAGATCAAGGCCGAGATCGCCGTCGACCGGCCCTATCCGCGCCATCGCGGCGACCCGCATCTGGCCGATCTGCGCCGCCAGGTCCTCGGCCTGCTCGGCCTCGACGCGACATGGTGA
- a CDS encoding acyl-CoA dehydrogenase family protein, whose protein sequence is MYMGDIAGIDYVTQALAQDFARTAAHHDATGAFPFDNIERLRQANLPGLVTAREFGGREAGLAQALAVVNTIAQGEPSTALVLAQQYLFHAQLRRNPNWTEAMRAKVARSAVVDGAFANNFRVEPDLGTPVRGGMPATIARKVDGGWSISGHKIFSTGAPVLTWNAIWARTDEATPRVGTFLVPRGTKGLTIVETWDHLGMRASGSHDALLEDVIVPDDHAVDIRLPAAWAEVDPAAAAWPALLFATVYDGVARAARNWLVTFLKTRTPANLGAPLSSLPRMQEAVGEIDALLQTNRLLLGLADKVDQGASPPPHESFLAKYTINANAIAAVQKAVEISGNPGLTRGNPLERHLRDVLCARVHSPQADSVLIGAGKMSLGVGAG, encoded by the coding sequence ATGTACATGGGTGACATCGCCGGCATCGACTATGTCACGCAGGCGCTGGCGCAGGATTTCGCCAGGACGGCGGCGCATCACGATGCGACCGGAGCCTTTCCCTTCGACAATATCGAGCGGCTCAGACAGGCCAATCTGCCCGGTCTCGTGACGGCGCGCGAATTCGGCGGTCGCGAAGCCGGCCTCGCCCAGGCGCTCGCCGTCGTCAACACCATTGCCCAGGGCGAGCCTTCGACCGCCCTCGTCCTGGCGCAGCAATATCTCTTCCATGCCCAGCTCAGGCGCAATCCGAACTGGACGGAGGCCATGCGCGCCAAGGTCGCCCGCTCGGCCGTGGTCGACGGCGCCTTCGCCAATAATTTCCGTGTCGAGCCGGATCTCGGCACGCCGGTGCGTGGCGGCATGCCGGCGACCATCGCCCGCAAGGTCGATGGCGGCTGGTCGATCTCCGGCCATAAGATCTTTTCGACCGGCGCGCCGGTGCTGACCTGGAACGCCATCTGGGCCAGGACCGACGAGGCGACGCCCCGGGTCGGCACCTTCCTGGTGCCACGCGGCACCAAGGGCCTGACCATTGTCGAGACCTGGGACCATCTCGGCATGCGCGCCAGCGGCAGCCATGACGCCCTTCTGGAAGACGTCATCGTTCCCGACGATCACGCGGTCGACATCCGGCTGCCGGCGGCCTGGGCGGAGGTCGATCCGGCGGCCGCGGCTTGGCCTGCCCTGTTGTTCGCCACCGTCTATGACGGCGTCGCGCGCGCCGCCCGCAACTGGCTCGTCACCTTCCTGAAGACCCGCACGCCGGCCAATCTCGGCGCGCCGCTTTCGTCCCTGCCGCGCATGCAGGAGGCAGTCGGCGAGATCGATGCGCTCTTGCAGACCAACCGCCTGCTGCTCGGGCTCGCCGACAAGGTCGACCAGGGCGCATCGCCACCGCCCCATGAGAGCTTCCTCGCCAAATATACGATCAACGCCAATGCCATCGCGGCGGTGCAGAAGGCCGTCGAGATTTCCGGCAATCCGGGGCTGACCCGCGGCAATCCACTGGAGCGCCACCTGCGCGACGTGCTCTGCGCCCGGGTCCATTCGCCGCAGGCCGATTCCGTGCTGATCGGCGCCGGCAAGATGTCGCTCGGGGTCGGCGCGGGTTGA
- a CDS encoding ABC transporter permease: MDTTTLDAVAATGPRLRRRIWLTGILAAAAWLAAATVTYGYEDIGEWSRTTPLAAALALIGFGLFAAVLATAATGRASARLTRLGPWLVVFPLFVALWEVLAAKTDVLPQPFFPPPQALIEVFTDDYAKLGISILHSLRLHATGYLIGAFTGFVLGISVGWSQHIGYWVHPVLRFIGPLPATAWLPVAFFAFPSSWSASVFLVALATAFPTTILTWSGVAAVPSAYYDVARTLGASRRFLIFKVAIPAAMPHVFVGLFMGLGSSFAVLVVAEMLGVKAGLGWYLQWAQGWAAYGNMYAALLVMTLICSTLITLLFRLRDHLLGWQKGIVKW; encoded by the coding sequence ATCGACACCACGACGCTTGACGCGGTCGCCGCCACCGGGCCGCGGTTGCGGCGGCGGATCTGGCTCACCGGCATTCTCGCCGCCGCCGCCTGGCTCGCCGCAGCCACTGTCACCTACGGGTACGAGGATATCGGCGAGTGGTCGCGCACCACCCCGCTCGCCGCTGCCCTGGCACTGATCGGTTTCGGCCTGTTCGCCGCGGTCCTGGCGACGGCGGCGACCGGCCGTGCCTCCGCGCGGCTGACCCGGCTCGGCCCCTGGCTGGTGGTCTTCCCGCTGTTCGTGGCGCTCTGGGAGGTTCTCGCGGCCAAGACCGACGTCCTGCCGCAGCCCTTCTTCCCGCCGCCGCAGGCGCTGATCGAGGTCTTCACCGACGACTATGCCAAGCTCGGCATCAGCATCCTGCATTCGCTCAGATTGCACGCCACCGGCTATCTCATCGGCGCCTTCACCGGTTTCGTCTTGGGCATTTCGGTCGGCTGGTCGCAGCATATCGGTTATTGGGTTCATCCGGTCCTGCGTTTCATCGGCCCCTTGCCGGCCACCGCCTGGCTGCCGGTCGCCTTCTTCGCCTTCCCGTCGAGCTGGAGCGCCAGCGTCTTCCTGGTCGCGCTCGCCACCGCCTTTCCGACCACCATCCTGACCTGGTCGGGAGTCGCAGCCGTGCCATCAGCCTATTACGACGTCGCCCGCACGCTCGGCGCGAGCCGCCGCTTCCTGATCTTCAAGGTCGCCATTCCCGCCGCCATGCCGCATGTCTTTGTCGGCCTGTTCATGGGCCTCGGCTCGTCTTTCGCCGTGCTGGTGGTTGCCGAGATGCTGGGGGTCAAGGCCGGCCTCGGCTGGTACCTGCAATGGGCTCAGGGCTGGGCCGCCTATGGCAACATGTATGCCGCCTTGCTGGTCATGACGCTGATCTGCTCGACCCTGATCACGCTCTTGTTCCGTCTGCGCGACCATCTGCTCGGCTGGCAGAAGGGCATCGTCAAATGGTGA
- the mdtD gene encoding multidrug transporter subunit MdtD, with translation MAQQQATSKIFLWIVAVGFFMQTLDSTIVNTALPAMARSLGESPLSMQAVVISYSLTMAMLIPASGWVADRFGTRQVFMAAIILFVIGSVACAMSRTLTELVIARIVQGAGGAMLLPVGRLAVLRTVSRAEFLPAMSFVAVPGLIGPLIGPTLGGWLVQVASWHWIFLINVPVGIIGCVLTYFHLPDSRSTSLARFDMVGYLMLSLGMVALSFSLDGLAGLGMEHATVLLLLVFSMALIIAYGLHAQRRPDPLFPLYLFKIHTYSVGLLGNLFARIGSGAMPFLIPLLLQVNLGYSPIQAGLMMLPVAAAGMMAKRITTPLIQREGYRRVLVGNTLILGVLIASFALVSPEQPLWIRLIQLALFGAVNSLQFTAMNTITLRDLDSDGAGSGNSLFSMVQMLAMSLGVTIAGALLTTFIGLLDHDDPTKTLPAFHATFFCIGLITCASAWIFWQLAPDIRGGKTHDDPADVS, from the coding sequence ATGGCCCAGCAGCAGGCAACATCGAAGATCTTCCTGTGGATCGTCGCCGTCGGCTTTTTCATGCAGACGCTCGATTCGACCATCGTCAACACGGCCTTGCCGGCGATGGCGCGCAGCCTGGGCGAGAGCCCGTTGAGCATGCAGGCCGTGGTGATCTCCTATTCGCTCACCATGGCCATGCTGATCCCTGCCTCCGGCTGGGTCGCCGACCGGTTCGGCACACGCCAGGTGTTCATGGCGGCGATCATCCTGTTCGTCATCGGTTCGGTCGCCTGTGCGATGTCGCGGACGCTGACCGAACTGGTGATCGCGCGGATCGTCCAGGGCGCGGGCGGCGCCATGCTGCTGCCGGTCGGCCGGCTGGCCGTGCTGCGCACCGTGTCGCGCGCGGAATTCCTGCCGGCCATGAGCTTCGTCGCGGTGCCGGGGCTGATCGGGCCGCTGATCGGCCCGACGCTCGGCGGCTGGCTCGTCCAGGTCGCATCCTGGCACTGGATCTTCCTGATCAACGTGCCGGTCGGCATCATCGGCTGCGTCCTGACCTATTTTCATTTGCCCGACAGCCGGAGCACCTCGCTGGCGCGTTTTGACATGGTCGGCTACCTCATGCTGTCGCTCGGCATGGTGGCGCTGTCGTTCTCGCTCGACGGCCTGGCCGGGCTCGGCATGGAACATGCGACCGTGCTGCTGCTCCTGGTGTTCAGCATGGCGCTGATCATCGCTTACGGCCTGCATGCGCAGCGCCGGCCCGACCCCTTGTTTCCGCTCTACCTGTTCAAGATCCACACCTATTCGGTCGGACTGCTCGGCAATCTGTTCGCCCGTATCGGCTCAGGCGCCATGCCGTTCCTGATCCCGCTGCTGCTGCAGGTCAATCTCGGCTATTCGCCGATCCAGGCGGGCCTGATGATGCTGCCGGTGGCCGCCGCCGGCATGATGGCCAAGCGCATCACCACGCCGCTGATCCAGCGCGAAGGCTACCGGCGCGTCCTGGTCGGCAATACGCTGATCCTCGGCGTGCTGATCGCCAGTTTCGCGCTGGTCTCGCCGGAGCAGCCCTTGTGGATCCGGCTGATCCAGCTGGCGCTGTTCGGTGCGGTCAATTCATTGCAGTTCACCGCCATGAACACCATCACGCTGCGCGATCTCGACAGCGATGGCGCCGGCAGCGGCAACAGCCTGTTCTCGATGGTGCAGATGCTGGCGATGAGCCTCGGCGTGACCATTGCCGGCGCGCTGCTGACGACCTTCATCGGCCTGCTCGACCATGACGACCCGACCAAGACGCTGCCGGCCTTCCATGCCACCTTCTTCTGCATCGGGCTGATCACCTGTGCCTCGGCCTGGATCTTCTGGCAGCTGGCGCCCGATATTCGCGGCGGCAAGACCCATGACGACCCCGCCGACGTCAGCTAG
- a CDS encoding AMP-binding protein has protein sequence MQSLYSGGTVGGLIVGAITRHGDRPAISDGTIQWSYRELGAAIGRFVTVFKAMGLKQGDALSILAGNRAESWAAMCAGLLMGMRYTPLHPLAAVDDQAFIIEDAEIDLLIVEGAKFGPRGRAIRARVPTLGHFLSFGPMEGVPDLIEAAAAAAPAPLVDESEAEEIGWLAYTGGTTGRSKGVMLSHRAIVTMTLLLYGDWDWPAEIRYLAATPISHAAGVTIYPVMYRGGYVRLAQGFDADAYCRVVAEEKITATFLVPTLIYALVDQPAIRARYDLSSLDMIVYGAAPMSPDRLKEAIGIFGQVFVQLYGQTEAPQCITTLRKIDHDLARPERLGSCGRPSPFVDVKLFDQDMREVPVGEPGEICVRGPLVMSGYWKRPEATEETLRGGWLHTGDVAMRDAEGYLYIVDRTKDMIISGGFNIYPREVEDALMAHAAVASAAVIGIPDDKWGEAVTAFVVLKPGAAATAEELQAHVKAQRGAPWSPKSVNFVAAIPVTGLGKIDRKVLRAPYWEGRKRGVA, from the coding sequence ATGCAGAGCCTCTATTCCGGTGGGACGGTCGGCGGTCTCATCGTCGGTGCGATCACCCGCCATGGCGACCGGCCGGCGATCTCCGACGGCACGATCCAGTGGTCCTACCGTGAACTCGGCGCGGCGATCGGCCGGTTCGTCACGGTGTTCAAGGCCATGGGCCTGAAGCAAGGCGACGCGCTGTCGATCCTCGCCGGCAACCGCGCCGAGTCCTGGGCCGCCATGTGCGCCGGCCTCTTGATGGGCATGCGTTATACGCCGCTGCATCCGCTGGCGGCGGTGGACGACCAGGCCTTCATCATCGAGGACGCCGAGATCGACCTGTTGATCGTCGAAGGCGCGAAATTCGGCCCGCGTGGGCGGGCGATCCGGGCCAGGGTGCCGACGCTCGGGCATTTCCTCTCCTTCGGGCCAATGGAGGGGGTGCCCGACCTGATCGAAGCCGCGGCGGCGGCCGCACCGGCGCCCCTCGTCGACGAGAGCGAGGCCGAGGAGATCGGCTGGCTTGCCTATACCGGCGGCACCACCGGCCGGTCGAAAGGCGTGATGCTGTCGCACCGGGCGATCGTCACCATGACACTGCTGCTCTATGGCGACTGGGACTGGCCGGCCGAGATCCGTTATCTCGCCGCCACCCCGATCAGCCATGCGGCCGGCGTCACCATCTATCCGGTCATGTATCGCGGCGGTTATGTTCGGCTTGCCCAGGGCTTCGATGCCGACGCCTATTGCCGTGTCGTGGCCGAGGAAAAGATCACCGCGACCTTCCTGGTGCCGACGTTGATCTATGCGCTGGTCGACCAGCCGGCGATCCGGGCCCGCTACGACCTCTCCTCGCTCGACATGATCGTCTATGGCGCTGCCCCGATGTCGCCGGACCGCCTGAAGGAGGCGATCGGCATTTTCGGCCAGGTCTTCGTCCAGCTCTACGGGCAGACCGAGGCGCCCCAGTGCATCACGACGCTGCGCAAGATCGACCACGACCTGGCACGGCCCGAGCGGCTCGGCTCCTGCGGACGACCGAGCCCGTTCGTCGACGTCAAGCTGTTCGACCAGGACATGCGCGAGGTGCCGGTCGGCGAACCGGGCGAAATCTGCGTGCGCGGACCGTTGGTCATGTCGGGCTACTGGAAACGGCCCGAGGCGACCGAGGAGACATTGCGCGGCGGCTGGCTGCATACCGGCGACGTCGCCATGCGCGACGCCGAGGGCTATCTTTATATCGTCGACCGGACCAAGGACATGATCATCTCCGGCGGCTTCAACATCTATCCGCGCGAGGTCGAGGATGCCCTGATGGCGCATGCCGCGGTGGCCTCAGCCGCGGTGATCGGCATTCCCGACGACAAATGGGGCGAGGCGGTCACCGCCTTCGTCGTGCTCAAGCCGGGCGCGGCTGCCACGGCCGAGGAGCTGCAGGCGCATGTGAAGGCGCAGCGCGGTGCGCCCTGGTCGCCGAAATCGGTGAATTTCGTCGCGGCGATCCCGGTCACCGGCCTCGGCAAGATCGACCGCAAGGTGTTGCGCGCGCCCTATTGGGAGGGCCGCAAGCGCGGCGTGGCGTAA
- a CDS encoding ATP-binding protein has product MKVGIELGTTSAGEPAKLDLEELLSTRLLVQGNSGSGKSHLLRRLLEQSAPWVQQAIIDPEGDFVSFSERFGHTVVDAERSPGELQRIATRIRQHRASVVLNLEGLDAEEQMRCAAAFLNGLFDADRSVWFPMLIAVDEAQLFAPAVAGEVADDARKASLGAMTNLMCRGRKRGLAGIIATQRLAKLAKNVAAEASNFLMGRTFLDIDMARAADLLGMERRQAEAFRDLDPGQFVALGPALSRRPLGIRIGAVDTAGRSGRPSLMPLPETSRDALEDLIFDASAEVLPMPASSSSRSIATADLMRRIETSKAIDMAPEPEADPRSEAERQELLDGIYAELLSDPEAAFRPVPLLYQDFQFHCRLRKLGGFGQDMSAFRRRLALARAGISAESGDEAWQQVLSVSESLPEEMQGVFLLVARAAREQAVCPSDEALARAYGSHSPSRGRWLLTYMGEQGLIRCEADFRGNRTVSIAGVGWRTLPGSPKGGGKPAAAISKLASAQALMFGGRETGEPDEEPEAIPAE; this is encoded by the coding sequence ATGAAAGTCGGCATCGAGCTTGGGACGACATCGGCGGGCGAACCCGCCAAGCTCGACCTGGAGGAGCTGCTTTCCACCCGATTGCTCGTGCAAGGCAATTCGGGGTCGGGGAAGTCGCATCTCCTGCGCCGGCTCTTGGAACAGAGCGCACCCTGGGTGCAGCAGGCGATCATCGATCCGGAGGGCGATTTCGTCAGCTTCTCCGAGCGTTTCGGCCATACCGTCGTCGATGCCGAGCGCAGTCCCGGCGAATTGCAGCGCATCGCCACCCGCATCCGCCAGCATCGCGCCTCCGTCGTGCTCAACCTCGAGGGCCTCGACGCGGAAGAGCAGATGCGCTGCGCCGCGGCCTTCCTCAACGGCCTGTTCGACGCCGACCGCAGCGTCTGGTTTCCGATGCTGATCGCGGTCGACGAGGCGCAATTGTTCGCGCCGGCGGTGGCCGGTGAAGTCGCCGACGATGCCCGCAAGGCGTCGCTCGGCGCCATGACCAACCTGATGTGCCGCGGCCGCAAGCGCGGCCTTGCCGGCATCATCGCCACCCAGCGCCTGGCCAAGCTCGCCAAAAATGTCGCGGCCGAAGCCTCGAACTTCCTGATGGGCCGCACCTTCCTCGACATCGACATGGCGCGCGCCGCCGATCTCTTGGGCATGGAGCGCCGCCAGGCCGAGGCCTTCCGTGATCTCGATCCAGGCCAGTTCGTGGCGCTCGGGCCGGCTTTGTCGCGCCGGCCGCTCGGAATCAGGATCGGCGCGGTCGATACCGCCGGCCGCAGCGGCCGGCCGTCGCTGATGCCTTTGCCCGAGACCTCGCGCGATGCGCTCGAGGACCTGATCTTCGATGCGAGCGCCGAAGTGCTGCCGATGCCGGCATCGAGCTCGTCGCGCTCGATCGCCACCGCCGACCTGATGCGCCGGATCGAAACCTCGAAAGCGATCGACATGGCGCCCGAGCCGGAAGCCGATCCGCGTTCCGAGGCGGAACGGCAGGAACTGCTCGACGGCATCTATGCCGAGCTTCTGTCGGATCCCGAAGCCGCATTCCGGCCGGTGCCGCTGCTCTACCAGGATTTTCAGTTCCACTGCCGGCTGCGCAAGCTCGGCGGCTTCGGCCAGGACATGTCGGCGTTCCGCCGGCGGCTGGCGCTGGCGCGTGCCGGCATCAGCGCGGAGAGCGGCGACGAGGCCTGGCAGCAGGTGCTTTCCGTCTCGGAAAGCCTGCCGGAGGAAATGCAGGGGGTGTTCCTGCTGGTCGCCCGGGCGGCGCGCGAACAGGCGGTCTGCCCGTCCGACGAGGCGCTGGCGCGTGCCTATGGCAGCCATTCGCCGTCACGCGGCCGCTGGCTGCTGACCTATATGGGCGAACAGGGCCTGATCCGCTGCGAGGCGGATTTCCGCGGCAACCGCACGGTGTCGATCGCCGGCGTCGGCTGGCGCACCTTGCCCGGCAGCCCGAAAGGCGGCGGCAAGCCGGCGGCCGCGATCTCCAAGCTCGCCTCGGCCCAGGCGCTGATGTTCGGCGGCCGCGAGACCGGCGAACCGGACGAGGAGCCGGAGGCGATCCCGGCCGAATAA
- a CDS encoding nuclear transport factor 2 family protein, which translates to MTDIEKQDFVDRFAAAWAARDGDAFLALWHPEGLLHYPFADRVIKGGEIGKLNDLTSKVSPNLTWALVDWTSRGDIVVLEWQCSNRFGDHVVTWRGVDKFTLRDGRIIEEIVYTDTAPLQALRQGTRFDALIRFPE; encoded by the coding sequence TTGACCGACATCGAAAAACAGGACTTCGTCGACAGGTTCGCGGCCGCCTGGGCCGCCCGCGACGGCGACGCCTTTCTGGCGCTCTGGCACCCGGAAGGGCTGCTGCACTACCCCTTCGCCGACCGTGTCATCAAGGGCGGCGAGATCGGCAAGCTCAACGATCTGACCAGCAAGGTCTCACCCAACCTGACCTGGGCGCTGGTCGACTGGACCTCGCGCGGCGATATCGTCGTGCTCGAATGGCAATGCTCCAACCGGTTCGGCGACCATGTCGTCACCTGGCGCGGCGTCGACAAATTCACTTTGCGCGACGGCCGGATCATCGAAGAGATCGTCTATACCGATACCGCGCCATTGCAGGCGTTGCGGCAAGGAACCAGGTTCGACGCCCTGATCCGGTTTCCGGAGTGA
- a CDS encoding ABC transporter substrate-binding protein, translating to MPSHPLSAVDPLDKAGSGFSRRHLVASFGLAGAIGTLAAFGAKALPARGFDIETFDRLARESLCVTPVSANPHAHGDGLPRERLAQKRSLKVAWNASAICLSGPLVGVEQKIFEKYNLDVELINFGGSTDQLLEAIATAKADAGVGMALRWLKPLEQGFDVKITAGTHGGCMRLLAPTASGIRTLSDLKGKTIAVADMTAPTKNLFAIQFHKLGIDAERDVEWRQFPGELLRAAVDRGEAHALADADPKTFLWLKDGKLTEISSNLHGEFAERTCCILGIRGSLVRQERAVARALTAATLEAQDYLVHHPEESARIYSRFAPPNSPIEDLAALVRYHTHGNHPVGADLKQQLRLYADELKAVAVFKPNTDSVRFAERVYADVLS from the coding sequence ATGCCGTCTCACCCTCTCTCCGCCGTCGATCCTCTGGACAAGGCCGGATCCGGCTTCTCGCGGCGCCACCTGGTGGCGAGCTTCGGCCTTGCCGGCGCCATCGGCACGCTGGCCGCTTTCGGCGCCAAGGCGCTGCCGGCCCGCGGTTTCGACATCGAGACTTTCGACCGGCTGGCCCGCGAAAGCCTGTGCGTGACGCCGGTTTCGGCCAATCCGCACGCCCATGGCGACGGCCTGCCGCGCGAGCGCCTGGCCCAGAAGCGCTCGCTCAAGGTCGCCTGGAACGCCAGCGCCATTTGCCTGTCCGGCCCGCTTGTCGGTGTCGAGCAGAAGATCTTCGAGAAATACAATCTCGACGTCGAACTGATCAATTTTGGTGGTTCGACCGACCAGCTTCTGGAGGCGATCGCCACCGCCAAGGCCGATGCCGGGGTCGGCATGGCGCTGCGCTGGCTCAAACCCCTCGAACAGGGTTTCGACGTCAAGATCACCGCCGGCACCCATGGCGGCTGCATGCGGCTGCTCGCCCCCACCGCTTCGGGCATCCGGACCTTGAGCGACCTGAAGGGCAAGACCATCGCGGTCGCCGACATGACCGCGCCGACCAAGAACCTGTTCGCCATCCAGTTCCACAAGCTCGGCATCGATGCCGAGCGCGACGTCGAATGGCGCCAGTTCCCCGGTGAGCTTCTGCGCGCGGCGGTCGACAGGGGCGAGGCCCACGCGCTCGCCGATGCCGACCCGAAGACCTTCCTCTGGCTAAAGGACGGCAAGCTCACCGAGATCTCGTCCAACCTGCATGGCGAATTCGCCGAGCGCACCTGCTGCATTCTCGGCATTCGCGGCAGTCTGGTCCGCCAGGAACGCGCGGTCGCCCGCGCGCTGACCGCGGCGACCCTGGAGGCCCAGGACTATCTGGTTCATCACCCGGAGGAATCGGCGCGGATCTACTCGCGCTTCGCGCCACCCAATTCGCCGATCGAGGACCTGGCCGCGCTGGTGCGCTACCACACCCACGGCAATCATCCTGTCGGCGCCGACCTGAAGCAGCAGCTGCGGCTTTATGCCGATGAGCTGAAGGCTGTGGCGGTGTTCAAGCCGAACACCGATTCGGTGCGTTTCGCCGAGCGTGTCTATGCCGACGTGCTGAGCTGA
- a CDS encoding OsmC family protein, with protein MTNLSDYLVEKRAAVLARKSRIEKGELGPQPITAKVSAEGRSGIRRIRIRDFQVVTDSPPDFAGYNLGPSSPELQLGVLGSCLTHSYLIQAAIHKVPIDALDVEVTGTIDGRGSHPDFPQVPVHPHDLTYTVRIVSSASAKVIASLEEAVERFCPILNLLKKPQAISGSIDLIKPAAVKAKPANGAAKAAKPAKKTAAAAVASIAKPGRTAKAA; from the coding sequence ATGACCAATCTGAGCGACTACCTGGTCGAGAAACGCGCCGCGGTCCTCGCCCGCAAGAGCCGCATCGAGAAGGGCGAGCTCGGCCCCCAGCCGATCACCGCCAAGGTCAGCGCCGAGGGCCGCAGCGGCATTCGCCGCATCCGCATCCGCGACTTCCAGGTGGTCACCGACAGCCCGCCGGACTTCGCCGGCTACAATCTCGGGCCGAGCTCGCCGGAGCTGCAGCTCGGCGTGCTCGGCAGTTGCCTCACCCACAGCTACCTGATCCAGGCGGCGATCCACAAAGTGCCGATCGATGCGCTCGACGTCGAAGTCACCGGCACTATTGACGGGCGCGGCTCGCATCCGGATTTCCCGCAGGTGCCGGTGCATCCTCACGACCTCACCTACACGGTCCGGATCGTCTCCTCGGCCAGCGCCAAGGTCATCGCCAGTCTCGAAGAGGCGGTCGAGCGTTTCTGCCCGATCCTCAACCTCCTGAAGAAGCCGCAGGCTATTTCCGGGTCGATCGACCTGATCAAACCGGCCGCTGTGAAGGCCAAACCGGCCAATGGCGCGGCGAAAGCGGCCAAGCCGGCAAAAAAGACCGCGGCCGCCGCGGTCGCTTCCATCGCCAAACCGGGACGGACCGCCAAGGCCGCCTGA